The following are encoded together in the Citrobacter arsenatis genome:
- a CDS encoding fimbrial protein has protein sequence MMTKITMAGHALLLWGALSAQGMSADNLHFSGQLVSSACTLVITGNNLADVTFPVLNIKDLQKRGQSVRVPFILQLKECNTALGTGVTVTFSGTEVSGMAGILALDGQSEAEGVGIGIETAQGDPVAINGSSGATFVLNNGQNSLNFNAWVQTNPGAEMTPGRFSATATAAFEYL, from the coding sequence ATGATGACGAAAATAACGATGGCGGGTCATGCCCTGCTGCTGTGGGGCGCGTTATCGGCGCAGGGGATGAGCGCGGATAACCTCCATTTTAGCGGCCAACTGGTCTCCAGCGCCTGCACCTTAGTCATCACGGGGAATAACCTGGCCGATGTCACGTTCCCGGTGCTGAATATCAAAGATTTACAGAAACGCGGGCAGTCGGTGCGGGTGCCGTTTATCTTGCAGCTTAAGGAGTGCAACACGGCATTAGGTACCGGCGTCACGGTCACCTTTTCGGGAACGGAGGTCAGCGGCATGGCGGGGATTCTGGCGTTGGATGGGCAGTCAGAAGCGGAAGGCGTCGGGATTGGCATTGAAACCGCGCAGGGGGATCCGGTGGCGATTAACGGCAGTTCGGGGGCGACGTTTGTGCTCAATAACGGGCAAAACAGCTTAAATTTCAACGCATGGGTGCAGACGAATCCGGGGGCAGAAATGACGCCGGGTCGTTTTTCTGCCACCGCCACTGCCGCTTTTGAATACTTATGA
- a CDS encoding StfH/YfcO family fimbrial adhesin produces MKRIHCLSVLVLAIVGVLFSASALAQGKLRSSQFETTLYWASSGITGIRYDITVSTPTGVYYGVYETRTLILNREIPNVSWTGPSTPPTLYLKSWGTTSDSNCPGLDTHYWDCAKQVLRITLQSDGYGCPWVASTVVTSTAPSQAASTYTGPPARSSVCPTVPVATYDVSWDANTLKHEKVLKITPTGGTVSTTLKTYLMESGTLCDKSKMDTRGAGCRVVGSGVTLSVLGCDNSVVSTVALTHALTDTELHDITVSINTKNIGTGTVKSTCNFQYILEQL; encoded by the coding sequence ATGAAAAGAATACATTGTTTGTCTGTGCTGGTGCTCGCTATCGTTGGCGTACTGTTTTCCGCCAGCGCCCTGGCGCAAGGTAAGCTGCGTAGCTCGCAGTTTGAAACGACTCTTTATTGGGCGTCTTCGGGAATCACCGGCATACGCTATGATATTACCGTCAGCACGCCGACGGGCGTCTACTATGGCGTCTATGAAACTCGAACCTTGATACTGAATCGCGAGATCCCGAACGTTTCATGGACTGGCCCGTCGACACCGCCGACGCTGTACCTTAAAAGCTGGGGGACGACAAGTGATAGCAATTGTCCTGGGCTGGATACCCATTATTGGGATTGTGCGAAACAGGTGCTGCGCATTACGCTTCAGTCGGATGGTTACGGTTGCCCGTGGGTGGCTTCGACAGTGGTAACCTCAACAGCACCCTCTCAAGCTGCTTCGACCTATACCGGGCCGCCAGCGCGCAGCTCCGTTTGCCCGACCGTACCGGTTGCTACCTATGATGTGTCGTGGGATGCCAACACGCTCAAGCACGAAAAGGTGCTGAAGATTACCCCCACGGGGGGAACCGTGAGCACGACGTTAAAAACGTATCTGATGGAAAGCGGAACGCTGTGCGATAAAAGCAAGATGGATACCCGCGGCGCGGGCTGCCGGGTGGTGGGAAGCGGGGTCACGTTGAGCGTACTGGGTTGCGATAACAGCGTGGTGTCAACCGTGGCATTGACTCATGCGTTAACGGATACCGAACTGCACGATATTACCGTCTCGATTAATACTAAGAACATTGGTACGGGAACGGTGAAATCGACCTGTAATTTTCAGTACATTCTCGAACAGCTGTAG
- a CDS encoding fimbrial protein, giving the protein MKKILLGLLLAASTLHAADNLKFTGTLLDPPTCVINNDKTIEIDFSNVAIDKIDGSNYMQPVMFNAVCSQVPKGSGLELKITISGTATDFDPAAIETDVDGLGVKLLQNGKSFTIGQTLTIDPLSLPLIQAVPVKKSGAVLQEGGFEAWATLQLEFQ; this is encoded by the coding sequence ATGAAAAAAATACTTCTGGGACTGCTGCTGGCGGCTTCTACGCTACACGCGGCGGACAATCTGAAATTCACCGGTACGCTGCTCGACCCGCCGACCTGCGTGATTAATAACGATAAAACGATAGAGATCGATTTTTCTAACGTGGCGATCGACAAAATTGACGGCAGCAATTATATGCAGCCGGTGATGTTTAATGCCGTGTGTAGTCAGGTGCCGAAGGGGAGCGGGCTGGAGTTGAAAATAACCATCAGCGGTACGGCGACCGATTTTGACCCGGCGGCGATTGAGACCGACGTTGACGGCCTGGGGGTCAAACTTCTGCAGAACGGCAAGTCTTTTACGATTGGTCAGACGCTGACCATTGATCCGCTCTCCCTGCCGCTCATTCAAGCGGTGCCGGTGAAAAAGAGCGGGGCAGTCCTTCAGGAAGGCGGCTTTGAAGCCTGGGCAACGCTGCAGTTGGAGTTTCAATGA
- the gltB gene encoding glutamate synthase large subunit encodes MLYDKSLERDNCGFGLIAHIEGEPSHKVVRTAIHALARMQHRGAILADGKTGDGCGLLLQKPDRFFRIVAQERGWRLAKNYAVGMIFLNKDAELAAASRRIVEEELQQETLSIVGWRDVPTNEGVLGEIALSSLPRIEQIFVNAPAGWRPRDMERRLFIARRRIEKRLQEDKDFYVCSLSNLVNIYKGLCMPADLPRFYLDLADLRLESAICLFHQRFSTNTVPRWPLAQPFRYLAHNGEINTITGNRQWARARTYKFQTPLIPDLHDAAPFVNETGSDSSSMDNMLELLLAGGMDIIRAMRLLVPPAWQNNPDMDPDLRSFFDFNSMHMEPWDGPAGIVMSDGRFAACNLDRNGLRPARYVITKDKLITCASEVGIWDYQPDEVVEKGRVGPGELMVIDTRSGRILHSAETDDDLKSRHPYKEWMEKNVRRLVPFEDLADDQVGSRELDDDTLASFQKQFNYSAEELDSVIRVLGENGQEAVGSMGDDTPFAVLSSQPRIIYDYFRQQFAQVTNPPIDPLREAHVMSLATSIGREMNVFCEAEGQAHRLSFKSPILLYSDFTQLTTMKEEHYRADRLDITFDVTETTLEETVKALCDKAEQMVRNGTVLLVLSDRNIAKNRLPVPAPMAVGAVQTRLVEQSLRCDANIIVETASARDPHHFAVLLGFGATAIYPYLAYETLGRLIDTQAIAKDYRTVMLNYRNGINKGLYKIMSKMGISTIASYRCSKLFEAVGLHDDVVALCFQGVVSRISGAGFSDFQQDLLNLSKHAWLARKPISQGGLLKYVHGGEYHAYNPDVVRTLQQAVQSGEYSDYQEYAKLVNERPAATLRDLLAITPGDEAVSINEVEPASELFKRFDTAAMSIGALSPEAHEALAEAMNSIGGNSNSGEGGEDPARYGTNKVSRIKQVASGRFGVTPAYLVNADVIQIKVAQGAKPGEGGQLPGDKVTPYIAKLRYSVPGVTLISPPPHHDIYSIEDLAQLIFDLKQVNPKAMISVKLVSEPGVGTIATGVAKAYADLITIAGYDGGTGASPLSSVKYAGCPWELGLVETQQALVANGLRHKIRLQVDGGLKTGVDIIKAAILGAESFGFGTGPMVALGCKYLRICHLNNCATGVATQDDKLRKNHYHGLPFKVTNYFEFIAREVRELMAELGVKRLVDLIGRTDLLKELEGFTAKQQKLELSRLLETAEPHPGKALHCTENNPPFDNGVLNAQLLQQAKPYVDERQSKTFWFDIRNTDRSVGASLSGYIAQTHGDQGLASDPIKAHFSGTAGQSFGVWNAGGVELYLTGDANDYVGKGMAGGLLAVRPPVGSAFRSHEASIIGNTCLYGATGGRLFAAGRAGERFAVRNSGAITVVEGIGDNGCEYMTGGIVCILGKTGVNFGAGMTGGFAYVLDEDGEFRKRVNPELVEVLSVDSLAIHEEHLRGLITEHVQHTGSSHGEEILANWPAFSAKFALVKPKSSDVKALLGHRSRSAAELRVQAQ; translated from the coding sequence ATGTTGTACGATAAATCCCTTGAGAGGGATAACTGTGGTTTCGGCCTGATCGCCCACATAGAAGGCGAACCTAGCCACAAGGTAGTGCGTACCGCCATACACGCACTGGCCCGCATGCAGCACCGTGGCGCAATTCTTGCCGACGGAAAAACCGGCGATGGTTGCGGCCTGCTGTTACAAAAACCTGACCGCTTTTTCCGCATCGTGGCGCAAGAGCGCGGCTGGCGTTTAGCCAAAAACTACGCCGTCGGCATGATCTTTTTAAATAAAGACGCTGAGCTGGCAGCAGCTTCTCGTCGCATTGTTGAAGAAGAATTACAGCAGGAGACCCTGTCGATTGTCGGCTGGCGCGACGTGCCGACCAACGAAGGTGTTCTCGGTGAAATTGCGCTCTCCTCCCTGCCTCGTATCGAGCAAATTTTTGTTAACGCCCCTGCGGGCTGGCGTCCGCGTGATATGGAGCGTCGCCTGTTTATCGCGCGTCGTCGTATCGAAAAACGCCTCCAGGAAGACAAAGACTTCTACGTCTGTAGTTTGTCGAACCTGGTCAATATTTATAAAGGTCTGTGTATGCCGGCGGACCTGCCGCGCTTTTACCTGGACCTGGCGGATCTGCGTCTGGAATCGGCCATCTGTCTGTTCCACCAACGTTTCTCCACCAACACCGTACCACGCTGGCCGCTGGCGCAGCCGTTCCGCTACCTTGCGCACAACGGTGAAATCAACACCATCACCGGCAACCGCCAGTGGGCACGCGCACGTACTTATAAATTCCAGACACCACTGATCCCTGACCTGCACGACGCCGCGCCATTCGTTAACGAAACCGGCTCCGACTCAAGCTCCATGGATAACATGCTGGAACTGCTGCTGGCAGGCGGGATGGACATCATCCGCGCCATGCGTTTGCTGGTACCGCCGGCCTGGCAGAACAACCCAGATATGGACCCGGACCTGCGCTCATTCTTCGACTTTAACTCCATGCACATGGAGCCGTGGGACGGCCCGGCGGGCATCGTCATGTCCGATGGTCGCTTTGCCGCCTGTAACCTCGACCGTAACGGCCTGCGTCCGGCACGCTACGTCATCACCAAAGACAAGCTGATTACCTGCGCCTCTGAAGTCGGGATTTGGGATTATCAGCCGGATGAAGTGGTTGAAAAAGGCCGCGTCGGCCCTGGCGAGCTGATGGTTATCGATACCCGCAGCGGGCGCATTCTGCACTCCGCCGAAACCGATGACGATCTGAAAAGCCGCCACCCGTACAAAGAGTGGATGGAGAAGAACGTCCGCCGTCTGGTGCCGTTCGAAGACCTGGCTGACGATCAGGTCGGCAGCCGTGAACTGGACGATGACACCCTCGCCAGCTTCCAGAAACAGTTTAACTACAGCGCCGAAGAACTGGATTCCGTTATTCGCGTGCTTGGTGAAAACGGTCAGGAAGCCGTAGGCTCAATGGGTGACGATACCCCATTTGCCGTGCTCTCCAGCCAGCCGCGAATCATTTATGACTACTTCCGCCAGCAGTTCGCGCAGGTCACCAACCCGCCGATCGACCCGCTGCGTGAAGCGCACGTTATGTCGCTGGCCACCAGCATCGGTCGTGAGATGAACGTCTTCTGCGAAGCCGAAGGTCAGGCACACCGCCTGAGCTTTAAATCACCGATCCTGCTGTACTCCGATTTCACCCAGCTCACCACCATGAAAGAGGAGCACTATCGCGCCGACCGGCTGGATATCACCTTCGATGTGACCGAAACCACGCTGGAAGAGACCGTCAAAGCATTGTGCGATAAGGCGGAACAGATGGTGCGTAACGGTACGGTGCTGCTGGTGCTCTCTGACCGTAATATCGCCAAAAATCGCTTGCCGGTTCCGGCACCGATGGCCGTCGGCGCAGTGCAAACGCGTCTGGTAGAACAAAGCCTGCGTTGTGACGCCAACATCATCGTTGAAACTGCCAGTGCCCGCGACCCGCACCACTTCGCGGTGCTGCTCGGCTTTGGCGCGACGGCCATTTATCCATATCTCGCGTATGAAACGCTGGGACGCCTGATCGACACTCAGGCGATTGCCAAAGATTATCGGACCGTGATGCTGAACTACCGTAACGGCATCAACAAAGGTCTGTACAAAATCATGTCCAAGATGGGCATCTCGACCATCGCCTCTTACCGCTGCTCGAAGCTGTTTGAAGCCGTTGGTCTGCATGATGATGTTGTGGCGCTGTGCTTCCAGGGCGTGGTCAGCCGCATCAGCGGCGCGGGATTTAGCGACTTCCAACAGGATCTGCTAAATCTCTCCAAACATGCATGGCTGGCGCGTAAACCCATCAGCCAGGGCGGTCTGCTCAAATACGTCCACGGCGGCGAATACCATGCTTACAACCCGGATGTGGTACGCACCCTGCAGCAGGCGGTACAAAGCGGCGAATACAGCGACTATCAGGAATATGCCAAGCTGGTCAATGAGCGTCCAGCGGCGACGCTGCGCGACCTGCTGGCAATTACGCCTGGCGATGAAGCGGTAAGCATTAACGAAGTCGAACCCGCAAGCGAATTGTTTAAACGCTTCGATACCGCAGCCATGTCCATCGGCGCATTAAGCCCGGAAGCACATGAAGCGTTGGCCGAAGCGATGAACAGCATCGGCGGCAACTCGAACTCCGGCGAAGGCGGCGAAGACCCGGCGCGCTACGGCACCAATAAAGTATCGCGCATCAAGCAGGTGGCTTCCGGTCGCTTTGGCGTCACCCCAGCGTATCTGGTCAACGCTGATGTCATTCAGATTAAAGTCGCTCAGGGCGCGAAGCCTGGCGAAGGCGGTCAGTTACCAGGTGATAAAGTCACCCCGTACATCGCCAAACTGCGCTATTCGGTGCCGGGCGTGACGTTGATCTCCCCACCGCCGCACCACGATATCTACTCTATCGAGGACTTAGCGCAGCTGATTTTCGACCTTAAACAGGTCAACCCGAAAGCGATGATCTCGGTGAAGCTGGTGTCCGAACCGGGCGTTGGCACCATCGCCACCGGCGTGGCGAAAGCCTATGCGGATCTGATCACCATTGCTGGCTACGATGGCGGCACTGGCGCAAGCCCACTCTCCTCCGTGAAATATGCGGGCTGCCCGTGGGAACTCGGCCTGGTGGAAACCCAGCAGGCGCTGGTTGCTAACGGTCTGCGTCACAAGATCCGTTTGCAGGTCGATGGCGGTCTGAAAACCGGTGTCGATATCATTAAAGCGGCGATTCTGGGTGCGGAAAGCTTCGGTTTCGGCACCGGGCCAATGGTGGCGCTGGGCTGTAAATACCTGCGTATTTGCCACCTGAACAACTGCGCAACCGGCGTGGCGACTCAGGATGACAAACTGCGTAAGAACCACTATCACGGTCTGCCATTCAAAGTGACCAACTACTTTGAATTTATCGCCCGTGAAGTGCGCGAACTGATGGCCGAGCTGGGCGTGAAACGTCTGGTGGATCTGATTGGTCGTACCGACCTGCTCAAAGAGCTGGAAGGGTTTACCGCCAAACAGCAGAAGCTGGAGCTGTCTCGTCTGCTGGAAACCGCCGAGCCGCATCCGGGTAAAGCGCTGCATTGCACCGAGAACAACCCGCCGTTTGATAACGGCGTGCTGAACGCACAGCTGTTGCAGCAGGCGAAACCGTATGTCGACGAGCGCCAGAGCAAAACCTTCTGGTTCGATATCCGCAACACTGACCGTTCCGTTGGCGCGTCGCTGTCGGGCTATATCGCGCAAACGCATGGCGATCAGGGGCTGGCATCAGACCCTATCAAAGCGCACTTCAGCGGTACCGCAGGCCAGAGCTTCGGCGTGTGGAACGCGGGCGGCGTGGAACTGTATCTGACCGGCGATGCCAACGACTATGTCGGTAAAGGCATGGCGGGCGGCCTGCTGGCGGTGCGTCCTCCGGTTGGTTCTGCCTTCCGCAGCCATGAGGCGAGCATCATCGGTAACACTTGTCTGTATGGCGCCACCGGTGGCCGTCTGTTTGCAGCAGGTCGTGCGGGTGAGCGCTTTGCGGTACGTAACTCCGGCGCTATCACCGTGGTTGAAGGTATTGGCGACAACGGCTGTGAATATATGACCGGCGGCATCGTCTGTATTCTCGGCAAAACGGGCGTCAACTTCGGGGCGGGTATGACGGGCGGATTCGCCTACGTGCTCGACGAGGACGGTGAATTCCGCAAACGCGTGAACCCGGAACTGGTAGAAGTGCTGAGCGTCGACTCGCTGGCTATCCACGAGGAGCACCTGCGCGGTCTGATTACCGAGCACGTACAGCATACCGGATCTTCACACGGCGAAGAGATTCTGGCTAACTGGCCAGCATTCTCAGCGAAATTCGCGCTGGTTAAACCGAAGTCCAGCGATGTGAAAGCACTGTTGGGTCACCGTAGTCGTTCCGCAGCCGAGCTGCGGGTGCAGGCGCAGTAA
- a CDS encoding fimbrial protein: MSGWSIRRLWCLAALALGIGAVAPLHATSKTVNMKLIVLVNAAPPCTITGGTVAFGDVLTTLVDGVNYVQPVSYTLNCSGRVSDYLKLQIQGTSLTVNGESVLKTSATGLGIRIRQAGNKTLVPIGSTQWQNFTYTSASGIALEAVLVKASGTTLKAQDFSASATLVVDYQ; encoded by the coding sequence GTGAGCGGTTGGAGCATCAGGCGGCTATGGTGCCTGGCGGCGCTGGCGCTTGGCATCGGTGCGGTTGCACCGCTGCATGCGACGAGTAAAACGGTCAATATGAAGCTGATCGTTCTGGTTAACGCCGCGCCGCCGTGCACCATTACCGGGGGAACCGTGGCCTTCGGCGACGTGCTGACCACCCTGGTGGACGGCGTGAACTACGTTCAGCCCGTCAGCTATACGCTGAACTGTAGCGGCCGGGTCTCTGACTACCTGAAATTGCAGATCCAGGGCACCTCGCTCACCGTAAACGGCGAGTCGGTACTGAAGACCAGCGCGACGGGCTTAGGGATCCGTATCCGGCAGGCCGGTAATAAAACGCTGGTGCCCATCGGCAGCACGCAGTGGCAGAACTTTACCTATACCTCGGCTTCTGGCATTGCGCTGGAAGCGGTACTGGTGAAGGCGAGCGGCACAACGCTTAAGGCCCAGGACTTCAGCGCATCGGCAACGCTGGTGGTGGACTATCAATGA
- the gltD gene encoding glutamate synthase subunit GltD, with protein sequence MSQNVYQFIDLQRVDPPKKPLKIRKIEFVEIYEPFSEGQAKAQADRCLSCGNPYCEWKCPVHNYIPNWLKLANEGRIFEAAELSHQTNTLPEVCGRVCPQDRLCEGSCTLNDEFGAVTIGNIERYINDKAFEMGWRPDLTGVKQTGKTVAIIGAGPAGLACADVLTRNGVKAVVFDRHPEIGGLLTFGIPAFKLEKEVMTRRREIFTGMGIEFKLNTEVGRDVQLDDLLKDYDAVFLGVGTYQSMRGGLENEDASGVFDALPFLIANTKQLMGFGETAEEPYVSMEGKRVVVLGGGDTAMDCVRTSVRQNAAHVICAYRRDEENMPGSKREVKNAREEGVEFQFNIQPLGIEVNANGKVSGVKMARTEMGAPDAKGRRRAEIVAGSEHIVPADAVVMAFGFRPHSMEWLAKHSVELDSQGRVIAPEGSDNAFQTSNPKIFAGGDIVRGSDLVVTAIAEGRKAADGILNYLEV encoded by the coding sequence ATGAGTCAGAACGTATACCAATTTATCGACCTGCAGCGCGTTGATCCGCCGAAGAAACCGCTGAAGATCCGTAAGATCGAGTTTGTTGAGATCTACGAGCCGTTTTCCGAAGGCCAGGCCAAAGCGCAGGCGGACCGCTGCCTCTCCTGCGGTAACCCGTACTGCGAGTGGAAATGCCCGGTGCATAACTACATCCCGAACTGGCTGAAACTCGCCAACGAAGGGCGTATTTTTGAAGCCGCCGAGCTGTCGCACCAGACCAACACCCTGCCAGAAGTGTGCGGGCGCGTTTGTCCCCAGGACCGTCTGTGTGAAGGATCCTGTACGCTGAACGACGAGTTCGGGGCGGTGACTATCGGTAACATCGAGCGCTATATCAACGATAAAGCGTTCGAAATGGGCTGGCGTCCTGACCTTACCGGCGTGAAGCAAACCGGTAAAACCGTCGCCATTATCGGCGCGGGTCCGGCTGGCCTGGCCTGTGCTGATGTACTAACCCGTAACGGCGTGAAGGCGGTGGTGTTCGATCGTCATCCGGAAATCGGCGGCCTGCTGACCTTCGGTATCCCGGCCTTCAAGCTGGAGAAAGAGGTGATGACCCGCCGCCGTGAAATCTTCACCGGCATGGGGATTGAGTTCAAACTCAATACCGAAGTGGGCCGCGACGTACAGCTCGACGACCTGCTGAAAGACTACGACGCGGTGTTCCTCGGCGTCGGTACTTACCAATCCATGCGCGGCGGGCTGGAAAACGAAGACGCTTCCGGCGTATTCGACGCCCTGCCGTTCCTGATTGCCAATACCAAACAGTTGATGGGCTTTGGCGAAACTGCCGAAGAGCCGTATGTCAGCATGGAAGGCAAACGCGTGGTGGTACTGGGCGGCGGCGACACCGCGATGGACTGCGTGCGGACCTCGGTTCGCCAGAACGCAGCACACGTCATCTGCGCCTATCGTCGTGACGAAGAGAACATGCCGGGTTCTAAACGCGAAGTGAAAAACGCGCGTGAAGAGGGCGTCGAGTTCCAGTTCAACATCCAACCTCTGGGCATTGAAGTGAATGCCAACGGTAAAGTGAGCGGCGTGAAGATGGCGCGCACCGAGATGGGCGCACCGGATGCGAAAGGCCGTCGTCGCGCGGAGATCGTCGCCGGTTCTGAACACATCGTTCCGGCTGATGCGGTGGTGATGGCGTTTGGCTTCCGTCCGCACAGCATGGAGTGGCTGGCAAAACACAGCGTCGAACTGGATTCGCAGGGTCGTGTTATTGCTCCTGAAGGCAGCGATAACGCCTTCCAGACCAGCAACCCGAAAATCTTTGCCGGTGGCGACATCGTGCGCGGTTCGGATCTGGTGGTGACGGCGATTGCCGAAGGCCGTAAAGCGGCTGACGGGATTCTGAACTACCTGGAAGTGTAA